Genomic DNA from Candidatus Sulfurimonas marisnigri:
TAAAGTCATTTCTGCTAAAAATGAGTCTATTTTTATTTGAAGTTTACTTAAAAAAGGCCAAATGGAGCATAGGTGAGCTTTTTCTGAAGGGCAATCAACTTCTGATATTGAGCAATCAAAAACAGTCGGAGTTTTACCCTCCACACAAGCCATAACTTGCAACATATTTATATCTTCAGGGTCAAGCAAAAGAGCAAAACCGCCATTTACACCTTTGTATGACTTTAGTATCTTTGACTTGGCTAGAGATTGTAGGATTTTTGCTAAAAAACTTTTAGGTATAGATAGCTGCTTAGATAGCGTTTCACTGTCCATTGGAGAATCTGCTTTAGACAAAACTATTAGAGAGAGAATCGCATATTCACTAGCACGAGTTATTAACATATTATTACTTTAAAATTATATTTTTAAGATTATATCAAAAGAAGTTGAAACAAAGGAAATAATTTAGATATAATTCCAGTTCAACTTTATACGCTTAAGTGTAAATGTTAGATTAACATACCTTTTGGAGGCTATTATGGCTTTAAATTCGGCTAAAATACAAGAACTAGTTACTACATATGGTCGCAAAGAAAATGACACTGGTTCAAGTGAAGTTCAAATTGCACTATTAACAGAGAGAATCAGAGATTTAACTGAACATTTGAAAATATTCAAAAAAGATCACGCATCTAGACTTGGTTTATTAAAACTAGTTGGTCAGCGTCGTCGTTTGATGAAATATTTCAAAAGAAAAGATAAAAATTCTTATCTTAAACTAGTAGAAGATTTAGGTATTCGCGATAATATCTAATTTATATCTAGCATATTCAACCGAGTTTTACTCGGTTGTCATTTAAAGTAAAATACCTAAAGAAAAATCTCTATAGCTCTATCCAAATCCTCTTTTGTATCAATCCCAAACCCAGTACTAGCGACCTTAACCATAGTTATCTTTTTTTGGTGATAAATTGCACGAAGTTGTTCCAGTTTCTCTATGTCTTCTATCGGTGCATCATTAAGGTTGCAAAACTCTTTAAGACTCTTTTTGGTAAATCCATAAATACCAATATGACCAAAATATTTGGCACCTCCTCCTTGATTAAAAGGTATTTTTGCACGAGAAAAATATATGGCATTGTCTTGGCCGTCTAAAACAACTTTTACAAGGTTTGGGTCTTCGGCGGATTCAGCATTTATAGAGTTATAACAACTTCCCATGATGAAACTCTCGTTGTTATTTTGAAGAGTTTTAAGTCTGTTTATAAGAGACTCAACAACTTCAGGCTCAATAAAAGGCTCATCAGCTTGAACATTTATTATAAGTTCATTATCATCTACATTTAAAATATTTGCACACTCATTTATGCGGTCTGTACCACTTTTATGTGTTGTAGATGTGAGCATTGCTTCCACTCCATGCTCTTTACATGTAGAGATAATTAGTTCATCATCTGCTGCAACTACTACTCTGTCTAAGTGAGCTACTCTTTTAGCTGTTCTTATAACCATAGGTAATCCACCAATATCTTCAAGTACTTTTTGTGGAAATCTTGTTGAGGCCAATCTAGCTGGAATAATAATCATTTAATGCCTTTATTTAATTGCTTTGAGATATAATTCCATAATTATACTAAAAAAGGTTTTCTTTTGCTTCTTTATCAGCCAGAGTCAGGTTATTGTTACAATAGTGATTCTGTTTTTTTATACGATTTCATATCATCTTTTAAACCTCGCGGAAGAGTTTTGGATGTTGGAGCAGGGTGTGGAGTTGTA
This window encodes:
- a CDS encoding RrF2 family transcriptional regulator, which gives rise to MLITRASEYAILSLIVLSKADSPMDSETLSKQLSIPKSFLAKILQSLAKSKILKSYKGVNGGFALLLDPEDINMLQVMACVEGKTPTVFDCSISEVDCPSEKAHLCSIWPFLSKLQIKIDSFLAEMTLADILKK
- the rpsO gene encoding 30S ribosomal protein S15 → MALNSAKIQELVTTYGRKENDTGSSEVQIALLTERIRDLTEHLKIFKKDHASRLGLLKLVGQRRRLMKYFKRKDKNSYLKLVEDLGIRDNI
- the kdsB gene encoding 3-deoxy-manno-octulosonate cytidylyltransferase, with the translated sequence MIIIPARLASTRFPQKVLEDIGGLPMVIRTAKRVAHLDRVVVAADDELIISTCKEHGVEAMLTSTTHKSGTDRINECANILNVDDNELIINVQADEPFIEPEVVESLINRLKTLQNNNESFIMGSCYNSINAESAEDPNLVKVVLDGQDNAIYFSRAKIPFNQGGGAKYFGHIGIYGFTKKSLKEFCNLNDAPIEDIEKLEQLRAIYHQKKITMVKVASTGFGIDTKEDLDRAIEIFL